The following are encoded together in the Populus trichocarpa isolate Nisqually-1 chromosome 5, P.trichocarpa_v4.1, whole genome shotgun sequence genome:
- the LOC7460943 gene encoding ethylene-responsive transcription factor ERF014, with amino-acid sequence MVKSEHRIQSEASKPVAISSTPSPSACKKRKYKGVRMRSWGSWVSEIRAPNQKTRIWLGSYSTPEAAARAYDAALFCLKGSAAALNFPITSSHYIPDTVMSPKSIQRVAAAAANSFVDNPTTPQSSSPPLPCSSSSSSSISSPPSVVSSPSDIQLDDYISLMESFETNNEPVSMLDSWYNFDGLQSPKYLDLNWVSFNPPMIDDLYEGDLRLWSFAE; translated from the coding sequence ATGGTGAAGAGCGAGCACAGAATCCAGTCAGAGGCTTCAAAACCAGTGGCCATATCATCAACGCCTTCGCCGTCAGCATGCAAGAAGAGGAAATACAAGGGAGTTAGAATGAGAAGTTGGGGCTCATGGGTGTCAGAGATAAGGGCACCGAATCAGAAAACAAGAATATGGTTAGGCTCTTATTCAACTCCTGAAGCTGCTGCTAGAGCCTATGATGCTGCACTTTTTTGTCTCAAGGGCTCCGCAGCCGCTCTCAACTTTCCTATTACTTCCTCGCATTACATTCCTGACACTGTTATGTCCCCAAAGTCCATTCAAAGAGTGGCTGCAGCTGCCGCTAATAGTTTTGTAGACAATCCCACCACCCCACAGTCATCATCACCTCCTCTCCCttgttcctcctcctcctcctcgtcaATCTCATCACCCCCATCAGTGGTTTCCTCGCCGTCCGATATTCAGCTTGATGATTATATATCACTGATGGAATCTTTTGAGACCAACAATGAACCAGTTTCAATGCTAGATTCTTGGTACAATTTTGATGGCTTACAATCACCGAAGTATCTTGATCTCAATTGGGTCTCATTCAATCCACCAATGATCGATGATTTATACGAAGGGGATCTTCGTCTATGGAGCTTTGCTGAATAG